In Trichoderma asperellum chromosome 1, complete sequence, a single window of DNA contains:
- a CDS encoding uncharacterized protein (EggNog:ENOG41) → MSSPDSDQTALSEKLLERRQQLTEGLKSLPYDLILYLERAVVYADLGYPDLAAGDAYRALLLTDEVTNDGFEYHEQSLESLSKYVGVTLPEVLTHSQIADEYPDLINGSHEDGDTAFNQLATLASVRAYQILSLSLLLCGCLKSASQFCDRGLAVAPQNAKLLHTKGHIDSVARQKLGRQDFDAGDLPDFGLVRREVYPWNDHEPDRFSSESLQSLNAELKEMAPKCAVQVATLPILLEGESETDNYEIIPTCKQLGVFAQEDIEAGEVVLREYTLLTANNRHKDSVCDACSSDLAPLGSDNQPIRCEECFDTVFCSQECHDLAQDRYHPAVCDKDVDSIAKDPSAFEADETLHLLLLARVLAIAANEEIHPLDVREVKFIWGDFVPSRANEINVSPNAGPPPEWTLPFSFKYNIETPLHVLEKMDVDIYTGLEEYDLWVLNTLYAKFRGTASARKNPRDGRPDVAAVHPYWCLANHDCDPNVTWDWGGRMVLSARKERVVGGRPGGIKKGEEILNHYCDVTLPVQQRREWAQGSLGGWCMCERCRTEAAENRTTGNGTSA, encoded by the coding sequence ATGTCGTCTCCGGACTCAGATCAAACTGCTCTTAGCGAGAAGCTTCTCGAGCGCCGTCAACAATTGACCGAGGGGCTCAAGAGCTTACCGTATGATTTGATTCTTTATCTCGAGCGGGCGGTGGTGTACGCGGATCTTGGATACCCCGACCTCGCCGCTGGCGACGCATATCGAGCACTTCTCCTTACCGACGAAGTTACGAATGACGGATTCGAATACCATGAGCAATCCTTAGAATCCCTAAGCAAATATGTCGGCGTAACCCTTCCGGAGGTCTTGACCCATAGCCAAATCGCCGATGAGTATCCTGATCTGATCAATGGCAGCCACGAGGATGGAGATACTGCTTTCAACCAGCTGGCAACCCTTGCATCAGTACGGGCCTACCAGATACTATCACTGAGTCTCTTGCTGTGTGGTTGCTTGAAAAGTGCATCTCAGTTCTGTGATCGGGGCCTGGCAGTTGCTCCGCAAAATGCGAAGCTGCTTCACACTAAGGGACATATCGACAGCGTGGCTAGACAGAAGCTGGGCCGACAGGATTTTGACGCCGGTGACTTACCCGACTTTGGTCTTGTCCGCCGAGAAGTCTATCCATGGAATGACCATGAACCGGATCGCTTCTCATCCGAGTCTCTGCAGTCCTTAAATGCTGAGCTGAAAGAGATGGCCCCAAAGTGTGCCGTCCAAGTAGCAACTCTGCCCATCTTATTAGAAGGAGAGAGTGAGACAGACAATTACGAAATTATCCCGACCTGCAAACAGCTGGGTGTTTTTGCTCAAGAGGATATTGAGGCTGGTGAGGTTGTGCTCAGGGAATACACTCTCCTCACGGCCAACAACCGACATAAAGATTCGGTTTGTGATGCCTGCAGCTCTGACCTTGCTCCGCTTGGCAGCGATAACCAGCCCATTAGGTGTGAGGAATGTTTTGATACTGTCTTTTGCAGCCAGGAGTGCCACGACCTGGCCCAAGATCGCTATCACCCTGCTGTCTGCGATAAAGACGTGGACTCAATTGCCAAAGATCCTAGCGCGTTCGAAGCTGATGAGACTCTGcacctccttcttctcgccagAGTCTTGGCGATAGCTGCCAATGAGGAGATTCACCCATTGGATGTGCGTGAGGTGAAGTTCATCTGGGGCGATTTTGTTCCCTCTCGAGCCAACGAGATCAATGTGTCGCCCAACGCTGGCCCTCCACCGGAATGGACGCTCCCATTCTCCTTCAAGTATAATATCGAGACGCCGCTGCATGttctggagaagatggatgtAGATATCTACACCGGGTTGGAGGAATACGACCTGTGGGTCCTCAATACGCTCTATGCCAAATTCCGAGGAACAGCCTCAGCTCGCAAGAATCCTCGAGACGGGAGACCAGATGTTGCTGCGGTTCACCCTTATTGGTGCCTAGCTAACCATGATTGCGATCCAAACGTCACTTGGGATTGGGGCGGCCGAATGGTTCTCTCAGCAAGAAAAGAGCGTGTCGTAGGCGGCAGGCCCGGTGGCAtcaagaaaggagaagagattcTGAACCATTACTGTGACGTGACACTACCGGTGCAGCAACGACGCGAGTGGGCTCAGGGCAGCCTGGGAGGCTGGTGTATGTGCGAGAGATGTCGCACAGAGGCTGCAGAGAATAGAACGACTGGAAATGGAACCTCGGCGTAA
- a CDS encoding uncharacterized protein (EggNog:ENOG41): protein MSSSIPRARPPQRSNTTVPSSIPTRSSSTREPSASRNASPTRLPSFKYGARAASIASSSSSSTNSLKNTTTTTTTSSGIPKAPTATGIPGRLTRSMTLATKEVIARKERTASANKYPPSTTMTRPSLQTRGRSTSISMPGKPKELERRPTGIAYARTSATNLAGPVVSKPPNPSRSRDPIRRPATPTAPVGAPGTARRSATPTALTRSNTFSASGRPVTPTAASKARTPPSSSGRVRTPPMGLTRAATFSASTRSTTSATSAPRSGPRSIGRSVTPTSTAARGGNSAASSRAVTPTGPPRTLERKAPSVEKLPARKPSLATISRVVSRLSKPSSAGTLLSQDQASLKPRTSTSSLQRPGSPAKSLAPKLSTSHLAPPSPSKLPSNIAASAEVSKLQAELLQLYLLHREAPVVEAEWRASAKQKLGDRFAKLSEESRDVSEQESAAQEKKNVLALRRWGSGGRLDEKIQSLESIITNVWSLSDPSGRYANLVRHFEKWIGGVSDMEEARRNGAMLAQGNNDLFIEDLDAQWKEERQELINQLDGWKQQLSDIDDLTLDEFYAEPPDEDEKSSLEKMLDGSRALINNMLAELRIMEVVEHEALLREDEWIGRMNRIGADDDFEIPRAGGAWKEI, encoded by the coding sequence ATGTCCTCTTCAATACCTCGCGCGCGCCCTCCGCAGCGCTCTAATACCACCGTGCCATCGTCGATACCAACGAGATCGTCTAGTACACGAGAACCCTCAGCATCTCGAAACGCCTCCCCTACTCGTCTGCCCAGCTTCAAATATGGTGCCCGAGCCGCCTCGATTGCTTctagctccagcagctcgacgAACAGCTTGAAGAAcaccactaccaccaccactaccagcagcggcatccCAAAGGCCCCTACGGCAACAGGTATACCTGGACGACTGACGAGATCAATGACCCTGGCAACGAAAGAGGTGATTGCAAGAAAAGAACGGACGGCGTCAGCCAACAAGTATCCGCCCTCGACAACTATGACTAGGCCATCTCTTCAAACGAGAGGGAGATCTACGAGCATATCAATGCCAGGAAAGCCAAAGGAGCTCGAGAGAAGGCCAACGGGGATTGCATATGCTAGAACTTCGGCCACCAATCTTGCTGGGCCAGTGGTATCGAAGCCGCCTAACCCTTCGAGGTCGAGAGACCCAATTCGACGACCTGCAACGCCTACAGCGCCAGTGGGTGCACCTGGAACGGCACGGAGGTCAGCTACGCCAACTGCATTGACTCGATCTAATACGTTCTCGGCTTCCGGAAGACCAGTCACGCCTACAGCGGCATCGAAAGCGAGGAcgcccccttcttcttcgggtAGAGTGAGGACACCCCCCATGGGGTTGACCCGGGCTGCCACATTCTCGGCTTCTACTCGATCTACTACTTCTGCAACCTCTGCACCTCGATCCGGGCCTCGGTCTATTGGCCGATCTGTAACCCCGACCTCGACGGCTGCCCGAGGTGGGAATTCAGCTGCTAGTAGCCGAGCTGTGACTCCTACGGGACCGCCGAGAACTCTGGAACGTAAAGCTCCTTCGGTAGAAAAGTTACCAGCTCGCAAGCCGTCATTAGCAACGATCAGCAGGGTGGTATCTAGACTTTCTAAGCCTTCCTCTGCTGGAACGCTGCTCTCACAGGACCAAGCATCGCTAAAGCCTCGGacttcaacttcttctctACAGCGGCCAGGCTCGCCAGCTAAATCATTGGCACCTAAATTGTCCACGTCACATTTGGCTCCACCGTCACCTTCCAAGTTGCCATCAAATATCGCTGCGTCAGCCGAGGTCAGTAAACTTCAGGCAGAGTTACTGCAGCTGTATCTATTGCACCGGGAAGCTCCAGTCGTAGAAGCCGAATGGAGAGCGAGTGCCAAGCAAAAGTTGGGAGATCGTTTCGCAAAGCTGAGTGAAGAGAGCAGAGATGTCTCCGAACAGGAGAGCGCAgcgcaagagaagaagaatgtgCTGGCGCTCAGAAGATGGGGTAGTGGCGGTAGACTGGATGAAAAGATACAATCATTAGAATCCATCATCACAAATGTCTGGTCGCTGAGTGACCCAAGCGGTCGATACGCCAATCTGGTGCGGCACTTTGAGAAATGGATCGGCGGAGTGAGTGACATGGAGGAGGCGAGAAGAAACGGCGCCATGCTCGCCCAAGGAAACAATGATCTGTTCATCGAGGACTTGGATGCCCAATGGAAAGAGGAGCGTCAAGAGCTCATCAACCAACTTGACGggtggaagcagcagctcagtGACATTGACGATCTGACCCTGGATGAATTCTACGCAGAGCCGCCagatgaagacgagaagtccagcttggagaagatgctggaCGGGTCGCGCGCCTTGATTAACAATATGTTGGCGGAGCTGAGAATCATGGAGGTGGTCGAGCATGAGGCGCTTTTGCGAGAAGACGAGTGGATTGGGAGGATGAATCGGATTGGTGCGGACGACGACTTTGAGATTCCGCGTGCGGGAGGCGCCTGGAAAGAGATATAA
- a CDS encoding uncharacterized protein (EggNog:ENOG41) yields MSRPSELSVPKSGASRFSKALPTVPGLDDYYTDDDGESNIGGDNNNNNSNNNSNNNNNTSHNRKNSEYSLPARTSSLASPQAKTLPLPPLPPPVPPPTKTLPPTPQSQTNPSSKVNSYSSTASANIVAAPSIAPSTPSSALSAGMLSLQSPPLSAGSKMSIPRKPVANLKLPAPSPQYLAQPSPTFSLSSLLSAYMGDGDESRSPSLYETTTSISEIDRQEVAAPGSEKSVAAAEASSVIAAATAAFPAVPSKPKATTSGSGSLPAAPNAGTGTGIGAGAAAATQYQRRAERDLPPPPPQDEPAAELSTPSSPRPEIWKRRPHMTQASRELPGLTLDYSHGSTADTQLPADQDNSQALPETVKAAVQRAPPFAGGLPGRNIRPSLGAKDQPPPAAQIMGSETSKLKQIKDRLGSQRSESISSTSSAKAGFPGAPAVQRPPTPEYRKEDVKQPTVEPFISPVSPASSPEAPRGASPDFAKDLPPKPPKDSQLAAANTQPLSRKAIPISPSQDLTAAKNSSRPPSDTKSTSTSSQATVSPVLRKGDTVPVPAAAPVPAPVTASPPNDWGSARPRVSGGTSTAAVQPQPAVIQTDVSQIANSKQSTPQPTSDPRLLKSETQGLLYRGRDGTLYPEMKVEGEPHPKAAYFPTQTFSSLPKDGIIKARPLTNTHFDCFQQHRTMNRRSNKNCPLTCQACDRADLEDRWACSFCHVRICDPCYRKLGSYQWNLRRLVDNLANAGPLSQSRPDTAPGLQATL; encoded by the coding sequence ATGTCGAGGCCATCCGAACTTTCAGTCCCTAAAAGCGGCGCATCCCGCTTCTCCAAGGCGCTGCCCACGGTGCCTGGATTGGACGACTACTACacagacgacgacggcgagaGTAACATCGGCGGCGataacaataacaacaatagcaacaacaacagcaacaacaataacaacactAGCCATAACCGAAAGAACAGCGAGTACAGTCTTCCAGCAAGAACCTCCTCGCTGGCATCGCCGCAGGCAAAAACCCTCCCCCTTCCTCCGCTGCCTCCTCCGGTGCCTCCACCGACCAAGACGCTGCCGCCGACCCCCCAGAGCCAGACGAATCCCAGCAGTAAAGTGAATAGCTACAGCAGTACAGCCAGCGCAAACATCGTCGCGGCGCCCTCAATTGCGCCCAGTACGCCTTCGTCGGCGCTGAGCGCCGGAATGCTGAGCCTCCAATCGCCGCCTTTGAGTGCCGGATCCAAGATGTCAATCCCGCGAAAACCTGTCGCGAACCTGAAGCTGCCGGCGCCCTCTCCGCAGTATTTGGCCCAGCCATCTCCCACCTTCTCTCTGTCGAGTCTCCTCTCAGCATACATGGGAGATGGCGACGAATCGCGAAGCCCGTCTTTATACGAGACTACAACGAGTATTAGCGAGATCGATAGACAGGAAGTCGCAGCGCCTGGTAGCGAGAAGTCGGTTGCGGCTGCGGAGGCCAGCAGTGTCATAGCCGCAGCTACAGCTGCCTTTCCCGCTGTTCCTAGCAAGCCCAAGGCCACAACAAGCGGCAGTGGCTCACTGCCTGCCGCCCCCAATGCCGGCACTGGCACAGGaattggtgctggtgctgctgctgccactcaGTATCAGCGCCGTGCTGAGCGAGACCTCCCTCCGCCACCACCCCAAGACGAACCAGCGGCAGAACTGTCCACGCCATCATCTCCTCGGCCCGAAATCTGGAAACGCCGTCCACACATGACCCAAGCCAGCAGAGAGCTTCCCGGCCTTACGCTCGACTACAGCCACGGATCGACTGCAGATACGCAGCTGCCAGCAGACCAGGACAACTCCCAGGCGCTGCCCGAGACAGTGAAAGCTGCAGTGCAACGAGCACCTCCATTCGCCGGTGGTTTGCCGGGCCGGAATATTCGTCCTTCATTGGGGGCCAAGGACCAACCGCCCCCTGCCGCGCAAATCATGGGAAGCGAAACATCCAAGCTGAAGCAGATCAAAGACAGGCTTGGCTCTCAGCGCTCCGAATCGATATCCAGCACTTCTAGTGCAAAGGCTGGCTTTCCGGGTGCCCCGGCTGTCCAGCGACCGCCAACGCCAGAGTATCGCAAAGAAGACGTCAAACAACCGACTGTCGAACCTTTTATTTCTCCCGTTTCTCCCGCATCATCCCCGGAAGCCCCCAGAGGTGCATCTCCTGACTTTGCAAAAGATCTTCCTCCTAAACCTCCCAAAGACAGCCAGCTTGCAGCTGCAAATACTCAACCACTATCACGAAAAGCGATACCAATATCCCCTAGCCAGGATCTAACAGCCGCTAAGAATTCATCTCGCCCGCCGTCTGATACAAAAAGCACGAGTACATCCAGCCAAGCAACTGTGTCACCAGTACTACGCAAGGGTGATACTGTTCCAGTACCAGCGGCTGCACCCGTGCCTGCCCCTGTGACGGCTTCTCCTCCCAACGACTGGGGATCTGCCCGCCCACGTGTTTCTGGGGGCACAAGCACAGCTGCTGTGCAGCCACAACCAGCTGTCATACAAACAGATGTTTCTCAGATAGCGAACTCTAAGCAGAGTACTCCCCAACCGACTTCAGATCCACGGCTGCTTAAGTCAGAAACACAAGGACTTCTTTATCGGGGCCGTGACGGCACTTTATATCCCGAGATGAAGGTTGAAGGCGAGCCTCATCCCAAGGCTGCATATTTCCCAACACAGACGTTTTCAAGCTTGCCCAAAGACGGTATCATCAAAGCGAGACCACTCACCAACACGCATTTTGATTGCTTCCAACAACATAGGACGATGAACCGCCGAAGCAACAAAAACTGTCCGCTTACCTGCCAAGCTTGCGATAGGGCAGATCTTGAAGATCGCTGGGCGTGCTCATTCTGCCATGTGCGAATATGCGACCCTTGTTATCGCAAGTTAGGCAGCTACCAGTGGAATCTTCGCCGCTTGGTGGACAACCTCGCCAACGCTGGTCCCCTTTCCCAATCTCGACCGGACACCGCTCCCGGGCTACAGGCAACGTTATAA